From Lepus europaeus isolate LE1 chromosome 3, mLepTim1.pri, whole genome shotgun sequence, a single genomic window includes:
- the LOC133756658 gene encoding collagen alpha-1(I) chain-like produces MRTAPAALDHLSGLPGVGAVRKAAGRGGRSPPRRRAGGGMPAAAAAPGLRRGACPGGRRRRRSSGGERGRRGRGAPAGTGRGGGGARGRPGPRIGAAGGREPRAPPLRAPPPVWPLCRARTGERASERASARSTSPGGRGSGKRGRATFRPLGLRRTDRLNVQARLPACAGARPRARPPRLPPRTRAPTRTHTRAGPRGARRPRVCVRVLAAASPFPSECVRISYRSAPISAILGKLHKNKPSGFISARGRKVLREARRRGPAAAVRAGEGAGRGPGRAPGARAVAAFAPRRAVPRRAGCGREAAAAAAAAAAAPGRRAGVVVVVAAAAAGKRGAAFPATCLRLPYPGEERRVGRRVRAPFRNNGLCTLASWARRAVLAPLRRAGEVEAGGGGDREAQERRHPPRAPRAGEPQPPPPALGSEIGPRRDRERKLKGGRLPARRPRAGRGRPSVRLRSLARRSGGRPPSRRAWTVALAPPFHGQAEVNVASASPSVSLPPPPRFLFLPLPAGVSEGTRKTESLSLCNFLGRPGAALPPAPASLGPRRDRRGGPRRNRCARTHSKRTEAKIGVGAL; encoded by the exons ATGCGCACTGCGCCCGCAGCCCTGGACCATTTGTCAGGACTACCC GGTGTGGGGGCCGTGCGGAAGGCAGCCGGGCGCGGCGGCCGCTCGCCTCCTCGCCGGCGCGCAGGCGGCGGGATGC cggcggcggcggcggcgccggggcTCCGCCGGGGTGCGTGTCCGGgtgggcgccgccgccgccgcagctcgGGCGGCGAGCGCGGCCGCCGAGGCAGGGGGGCGCCGGCGGggacagggcggggaggggggggggcgcgggggcGGCCGGGGCCGCGGATCGGTGCGGCGGGAGGGCGCGAGCCCCGCGCGCCGCCCCTGCGGGCCCCTCCGCCCGTGTGGCCTTTGTGCCGGGCGCGCACCggggagcgagcgagcgagcgggcGAGCGCGAGAAGTACAAGTCCGGGCGGCCGAGGCAGTGGGAAAAGAGGCCGGGCCACTTTCCGCCCGCTCGGGCTGCGGAGAACGGACCGGTTGAATGTGCAGGCGCGCCTGCCGGCGTGTGCCGGTGCGCGGCCGAGAGCGAGGCCTCCGCGGCTCCCACCGCGCACACGCGCACCCACACGCACGCACACCCGCGCGGGTCCGCGCGGGGCTCGGCGGCCGAGAGTTTGCGTTCGCGTCCTCGCCGCCGCCTCCCCCTTCCCTAGCGAGTGTGTGAGAATTTCATATAGATCAGCTCCAATTTCCGCCATTTTGGGAaagttgcacaaaaataaaccctCCGGTTTTATTTCTGCCCGCGGCAGGAAAGTGCTTCGGGAAGCGAGGCGGCGCGGGCCCGCGGCGGCCGTCCGCGCGGGGGAGGGCGCGGgccgcgggccgggccgggcgccgGGAGCCCGCGCCGTCGCGGCGTTCGCCCCGCGCCGCGCCGTGCCGCGCCGGGCTGGGTGCGGgcgcgaggcggcggcggcggcggcggcggcggcggccgcgccgGGGCGGCGGGCTGGAGTAGTGGtagtggtggcggcggcggcggcggggaagCGCGGGGCTGCTTTTCCTGCAACTTGTTTACGCCTGCCTTATCCTGGGGAGGAGCGGAGGGTCGGGCGCCGCGTGCGGGCGCCGTTCCGGAATAATGGGCTGTGCACACTCGCGTCCTGGGCCCGGCGGGCCGTCCTCGCGCCGCTGCGGCGGGCGGGGGAAGTAGAGGCCGGCGGGGGTGGGGATCGGGAAGCGCAGGAGCGGAGGCATCCGCCGCGCGCCCCGCGAGCTGGGGAG ccccagcccccacccccggccctcgGCTCCGAGATCGGCCCACGGCGCGACCGTGAGAGAAAGTTGAAAGGCGGGCGGCTTCCTGCCCGGCGGCcccgcgcggggcgggggcgtccGTCTGTCCGTCTGCGCTCGCTCGCCCGCCGAAGCGGGGGACGGCCGCCGTCCCGGCGCGCGTGGACCGTGGCCCTGGCCCCACCCTTCCACGGGCAGGCTGAGGTAAACGTCGCCTCGGCTTCCCCCTCGGTGTCTCTGCCGCCGCCACCCCGCTTccttttcctccccctccccgccggtGTTTCGGAGGGGACCCGAAAAACGGAGTCTCTTTCCTTATGCAACTTCCTCGGGCGCCCTGGCGCGGCCCTTCCCCCCGCTCCCGCATCCCTCGGCCCGCGCCGCGACCGCCGCGGGGGCCCCCGCCGGAACCGGTGCGCCCGCACCCATTCCAAGCGCACGGAAGCCAAAATAGGTGTCGGAGCGTTGTGA